A window from Anser cygnoides isolate HZ-2024a breed goose chromosome 1, Taihu_goose_T2T_genome, whole genome shotgun sequence encodes these proteins:
- the TTLL1 gene encoding polyglutamylase complex subunit TTLL1 isoform X1 gives MAGKVKWVTDIEKSVLINNFEKRGWIQVAENEDWNFYWMSVQTIRNVFSVETGYRLSDDQIVNHFPNHYELTRKDLMVKNIKRYRRELEKEGSPLAEKDENGKYIYLDFVPVTFMLPADYNLFVEEFRKNPSSTWIMKPCGKAQGKGIFLINKLSQIKKWSRDSKTSSFVSQSSKEAYVISLYINNPLLIGGKKFDLRLYVLVSTYRPLRCYMYKLGFCRFCTVKYTPSTSELDNMFVHLTNVAIQKHGDDYNHIHGGKWTVSNLRLYLESTRGKEVTNKLFDEIHWIIVQSLKAVAPVMNNDKHCFECYGYDIIIDDKLKPWLIEVNASPSLTSSTANDRILKYNLINDTLNIAVPNGEIPDCKWNKSPPKEVLGNYEVLYDEEMAQSDGPDRDLRSRSGQSTGTKGGRARDSGKPILTTWK, from the exons ATGGCAGGAAAAGTAAAGTGGGTAACTGACatagaaaaatctgtattaataAACAACTTTGAAAAAAGAGGCTGGATTCAGGTGGCAGAAAATGAAGACTGGAATTTTTATTG GATGAGCGTACAAACgatcagaaatgttttcagtgtgGAAACTGGTTACCGTCTTTCTGATGACCAAATTGTCAATCATTTCCCCAACCACTATGAGCTGACCAGAAAGGATTTGATGGTAAAAAATATCAAGCGATATAGGAGAGAACTTGAGAAAGAAGGAAGTCCTCTTgcagaaaaggatgaaaatggaaaatatatttatttgg ATTTTGTTCCTGTTACTTTTATGCTTCCTGCCGATTATAATCTCTTTGTTgaagaattcagaaaaaatcCCTCCAGCACTTGGATTATGAAACCTTGTGGTAAAGCTCAAGGAAAAGGAATATTTCTAATCAATAAACTctctcaaattaaaaaatggtCTCGAGATAGCAAAACATCTTC GTTTGTATCTCAGTCTTCCAAAGAAGCTTATGTGATTTCTCTATATATCAACAATCCATTACTAATTGGAGGAAAGAAATTTGACCTTCGTCTGTATGTTTTAGTATCTACCTATCGCCCTCTGAGATGTTACAT GTATAAACTTGGATTTTGCCGGTTTTGCACAGTAAAATATACACCAAGTACAAGTGAATTGGATAACATGTTTGTACATCTTACAAATGTTGCCATTCAGAAACATGGG GATGATTACAATCATATCCATGGAGGCAAGTGGACAGTGAGTAACTTACGCCTGTATCTAGAAAGCACCCGTGGAAAGGAAGTGACGAACAAATTATTTGATGAAATTCACTGGATAATTGTGCAGTCCCTGAAAGCCGTTGCG cctgtaATGAATAATGATAAACACTGCTTTGAATGCTATGGATATGACATTATCATTGATGACAAGCTTAAACCATGGCTAATTGAG gttaATGCTTCCCCTTCTCTTACTTCCAGTACGGCTAATGATCGCATCTTGAAGTACAATCTTATTAATGACACACTTAACATTGCTGTGCCAAATGGGGAAATTCCAGACTGTAAATGGAATAAATCTCCACCAAAAGAGGTTCTTGGCAATTATGAAGTCTT ATATGATGAAGAGATGGCGCAAAGTGATGGTCCTGATCGTGACTTGCGAAGTCGTTCTGGGCAATCCACTGGAACAAAAGGAGGTCGTGCAAGAGATTCGGGAAAGCCTATATTGACCACCTggaaataa
- the TTLL1 gene encoding polyglutamylase complex subunit TTLL1 isoform X2, translating into MAGKVKWVTDIEKSVLINNFEKRGWIQVAENEDWNFYWMSVQTIRNVFSVETGYRLSDDQIVNHFPNHYELTRKDLMVKNIKRYRRELEKEGSPLAEKDENGKYIYLDFVPVTFMLPADYNLFVEEFRKNPSSTWIMKPCGKAQGKGIFLINKLSQIKKWSRDSKTSSYKLGFCRFCTVKYTPSTSELDNMFVHLTNVAIQKHGDDYNHIHGGKWTVSNLRLYLESTRGKEVTNKLFDEIHWIIVQSLKAVAPVMNNDKHCFECYGYDIIIDDKLKPWLIEVNASPSLTSSTANDRILKYNLINDTLNIAVPNGEIPDCKWNKSPPKEVLGNYEVLYDEEMAQSDGPDRDLRSRSGQSTGTKGGRARDSGKPILTTWK; encoded by the exons ATGGCAGGAAAAGTAAAGTGGGTAACTGACatagaaaaatctgtattaataAACAACTTTGAAAAAAGAGGCTGGATTCAGGTGGCAGAAAATGAAGACTGGAATTTTTATTG GATGAGCGTACAAACgatcagaaatgttttcagtgtgGAAACTGGTTACCGTCTTTCTGATGACCAAATTGTCAATCATTTCCCCAACCACTATGAGCTGACCAGAAAGGATTTGATGGTAAAAAATATCAAGCGATATAGGAGAGAACTTGAGAAAGAAGGAAGTCCTCTTgcagaaaaggatgaaaatggaaaatatatttatttgg ATTTTGTTCCTGTTACTTTTATGCTTCCTGCCGATTATAATCTCTTTGTTgaagaattcagaaaaaatcCCTCCAGCACTTGGATTATGAAACCTTGTGGTAAAGCTCAAGGAAAAGGAATATTTCTAATCAATAAACTctctcaaattaaaaaatggtCTCGAGATAGCAAAACATCTTC GTATAAACTTGGATTTTGCCGGTTTTGCACAGTAAAATATACACCAAGTACAAGTGAATTGGATAACATGTTTGTACATCTTACAAATGTTGCCATTCAGAAACATGGG GATGATTACAATCATATCCATGGAGGCAAGTGGACAGTGAGTAACTTACGCCTGTATCTAGAAAGCACCCGTGGAAAGGAAGTGACGAACAAATTATTTGATGAAATTCACTGGATAATTGTGCAGTCCCTGAAAGCCGTTGCG cctgtaATGAATAATGATAAACACTGCTTTGAATGCTATGGATATGACATTATCATTGATGACAAGCTTAAACCATGGCTAATTGAG gttaATGCTTCCCCTTCTCTTACTTCCAGTACGGCTAATGATCGCATCTTGAAGTACAATCTTATTAATGACACACTTAACATTGCTGTGCCAAATGGGGAAATTCCAGACTGTAAATGGAATAAATCTCCACCAAAAGAGGTTCTTGGCAATTATGAAGTCTT ATATGATGAAGAGATGGCGCAAAGTGATGGTCCTGATCGTGACTTGCGAAGTCGTTCTGGGCAATCCACTGGAACAAAAGGAGGTCGTGCAAGAGATTCGGGAAAGCCTATATTGACCACCTggaaataa